The following are encoded in a window of Diorhabda sublineata isolate icDioSubl1.1 chromosome 3, icDioSubl1.1, whole genome shotgun sequence genomic DNA:
- the LOC130441483 gene encoding ras-related GTP-binding protein A encodes MKKKVLLMGKSGSGKTSMRSIIFANYIARDTRRLGATIDVEHSHVRFLGNLVLNLWDCGGQEAFMENYFASQRDNIFKNVEVLIYVFDVESRELERDMHYYQSCLEAILQNSPEAKVFCLIHKMDLVAEDQRDIIFLERESDLKRLSLPLDCTCFRTSIWDETLYRAWSNIVYMLIPNVKELENSLHLFANIVDADEVLLFEKATFLVISHCQRKQHRDIHRFEKVSNIIKQFKLSCSKLAAQFQSMEVRNTAFAAYIDMFTSNTYVMVCMSDPQIPSEVTLINIRNARKHFEKLEKVSSTPPGIKLGI; translated from the exons atgaaGAAAAAG GTGTTATTAATGGGTAAAAGTGGTTCTGGTAAAACCAGTATGAGATCCataatttttgcaaattacatTGCTAGAGATACGAGGCGTTTAGGAGCTACCA TTGACGTGGAACATTCACATGTCCGTTTCCTAGGAAATTTGGTATTGAACCTTTGGGATTGTGGTGGTCAAGAAGCATtcatggaaaattattttgcttCGCAAAgagataatatatttaaaaatgtggAAGTTTTAATTTATGTATTTGATGTAGAAAGTAGGGAACTAGAAAGAGATATGCATTATTATCAATCTTGTTTAGAagcaattttacaaaattctccTGAAGCCAAAGTATTCTGTCTTATACACAAAATGGATTTGGTAGCAGAAGATCAAcgagatattatttttttagaaaggGAATCAGATTTAAAGAGACTATCATTACCTTTAGATTGCACATGCTTCAGAACATCTATTTGGGACGAAACTTTATACAGAGCTTGGTCTAATATAGTTTATATGTTAATACCAAATGTCAAAGAACTAGAAAACAGCTTACATCTTTTTGCTAATATTGTTGATGCCGATGAAGTATTACTATTTGAAAAAGCTACATTTTTAGTAATATCACATTGCCAAAGGAAACAGCATAGAGATATACACAGGTTCGAAAAagtatcaaatattataaaacagtttaaactttcttgtTCCAAATTAGCTGCACAATTTCAAAGCATGGAGGTAAGGAATACCGCATTTGCGGCTTATATTGATATGTTTACAAGTAATACTTACGTTATGGTATGTATGTCTGATCCACAAATCCCTTCAGAAGTTACCTTGATTAATATAAGGAACGCAAGAAAACATTTTGAGAAGTTGGAAAAAGTGTCTAGTACTCCTCCTGGTATAAAGTTAGGTAtctaa
- the LOC130441009 gene encoding RNA-binding protein 39 yields the protein MAEDLDVEAMLEAPYRKDDEISTKSKENGDVKSNRSTEKRHRSISRSRRSTSRSRRSNSKSRRSSSRSRRSRSKDRRRGSRERKKSRSSERRRRSRDRTHRSKDRRSRSRDRRSKSKDKRSRSRDRRSRSRDRKRREHKGRRSRSRERKLTPKKRTPSPPIKPFLKRARSPLGLRGTSPLEELSAEERDARTVFVMQLSQRIRARDLEDFFSSVGKVRDVRMIVCNKTRRFKGIAYIEFKDPESVALALGLSGQKLLGVPIIVQHTQAEKNRMGNSMPNMLPKGMVGPMRLYVGSLHFNITEEMLRGIFEPFGKIDSIQLIQDPETGRSKGYGFITYHNCDDAKKALEQLNGFELAGRPMKVGNVTERLDLQQQGPSILDSDELDRSGIDLGATGRLQLMFKLAEGAGMQVPQAAANALSIATGQPVVPQVQTHTTPPIATQCFMLSNMFDPATESNASWDVEVRDDVIEECNKHGGVLHVYVDKGSPQGNVYVKCPSIATAVASVNTLHGRWFAGRVITAAYVPLLNYHSLFPDAMTVTQLLLPSSRK from the exons atgGCAGAAGATCTAGACGTTGAAGCTATGCTTGAGGCTCCCTACAGGAAAGAT GATGAAATCAGTACAAAATCGAAAGAAAATGGTGATGTCAAGTCGAACCGCTCAACAGA AAAACGACACAGGAGTATAAGTAGGAGCCGAAGAAGTACCAGTAGAAGTCGTAGAAGTAACAGCAAAAGCAGAAGGAGTTCAAGTAGAAGCAGGAGAAGCAGATCTAAAGACAGGCGTCGTGGTAGTAGAGAACGAAAGAAGAGTAGATCTTCCGAACGAAGACGACGTTCCAGAGACAGGACACATCGATCAAAAGATAGGAGGAGTAGATCGAGAGATAGGCGAAGTAAGTCAAAAGATAAACGAAGTAGATCAAGAGATAGACGCAGTAGATCTCGAGATAGGAAGAGACGTGAACATAAAGGAAGGCGCAGTCGTAGTAGAGAAAGAAAACTGACTCCTAAAAAAAGAACACCGTCTCCACCTA TTAAACCATTCCTTAAAAGGGCACGTTCTCCTCTGGGACTTAGAGGAACATCACCTTTAGAAGAATTGAGTGCTGAAGAACGAGATGCTAGAACAGTATTTGTAATGCAATTATCACAGAGGATACGTGCTAGAGATTTGGAAGATTTCTTTAGCTCAGTGGGAAAAGTTCGTGATGTCAGAATGATAGTTTGCAATAAAACTAGAAGGTTCAAAGGCATAGCTTATATAGAATTTAAGGATCCAGAAAGTGTAGCATTG GCATTAGGTCTTTCTGGTCAAAAACTTTTGGGAGTTCCGATTATAGTGCAACATACTCAAGCAGAGAAAAATAGAATGGGTAATTCAATGCCAAATATGTTACCTAAAGGTATGGTCGGACCGATGCGACTTTACGTTGGTTCATTACATTTTAATATAACCGAGGAAATGTTGAGAGGAATATTTGAACCTTTTGGTAAAATAGACAGTATACAACTTATACAAGATCCTGAAACTGGAAGGTCTAAAGGATATGGATTTATCACG TACCATAACTGTGATGATGCCAAAAAAGCACTGGAACAACTGAACGGATTTGAATTAGCTGGTAGACCAATGAAAGTTGGTAACGTTACAGAACGTTTAGATTTGCAACAACAAGGTCCCTCTATTCTTGATTCGGATGAATTAGACAGATCTGGTATAGATTTAGGAGCAACTGGTCGATTACAGTTGATGTTTAAGTTAGCTGAGGGTGCGGGCATGCAAGTGCCACAGGCGGCGGCTAATGCTCTAAGCATTGCTACAGGTCAACCAGTAGTGCCGCAAGTTCAGACTCACACCACACCTCCGATTGCTacacaatgtttcatgttgaGCAATATGTTCGATCCAGCAAC agaatcgaATGCCTCGTGGGATGTTGAAGTTAGAGATGATGTAATAGAAGAATGCAATAAACACGGTGGCGTCCTACATGTTTATGTAGATAAAGGTTCACCACAAGGCAATGTTTACGTCAAATGTCCATCTATAGCGACTGCTGTAGCCTCAGTTAATACCTTACATGGTAGATGGTTCGCAGGGCGTGTAATTACAGCAGCATACGTACCTCTACTAAATTATCATTCACTATTTCCAGATGCTATGACAGTGACGCAGTTATTATTACCATCTAGTAGAAAATAG
- the LOC130441870 gene encoding methionine-R-sulfoxide reductase B1 isoform X4: protein MSQECKIDKEEIRKKLTPLQYHVTQEKGTERPFSGCYNKTYDAGTYVCIVCEQPLFSSDTKYDSGCGWPAFNDVLDQGKVKLSPDTSGVGSNLLLLISQPGRIRTEVTCAKCGSHLGHVFGDGPPPTKKRFCINSASLNFIPREKDTSS from the exons ATGTCACAGGAATGTaaaattgataaagaagaaataagaaaaaaattaactccTTTGCAATATCATGTAACTCAGGAAAAAGGAACTGAGAGACCATTTAGTG GATGTTACAATAAAACTTATGATGCTGGTACCTATGTATGCATTGTTTGTGAGCAGCCTTTATTTAGTTCTGATACTAAATATGATAGTGGCTGTGGATGGCCTGCTTTCAATGATGTTTTAGATCAAGGCAAAGTTAAACTTTCCCCTGATACTAGTGGAG TTGGTTCAAACCTTTTACTCCTCATATCCCAACCAGGGCGAATTCGTACTGAAGTAACGTGCGCCAAGTGTGGATCTCATTTAGGACATGTTTTTGGAGATGGCCCACCACCGACTAAGAAGAGATTCTGTATCAACTCGGCATCTTTAAATTTCATACCACGTGAAAAGGACACCAGTAGCTGA
- the LOC130441870 gene encoding methionine-R-sulfoxide reductase B1 isoform X2 gives MVRGVFMFCLNVSANYYKMLSYILTTECGICYQRLFVLVNSIKNLRNLCYLQKKYARSEQLQTSSCPFLNKPSRLINRNSRLQTSSLKMSQECKIDKEEIRKKLTPLQYHVTQEKGTERPFSGCYNKTYDAGTYVCIVCEQPLFSSDTKYDSGCGWPAFNDVLDQGKVKLSPDTSGGRIRTEVTCAKCGSHLGHVFGDGPPPTKKRFCINSASLNFIPREKDTSS, from the exons ATGGTTCGAGGTGTTTTTATGTTTTGCTTGAATGTATCTGCTAACTACTATAAAATGCTCAGTTATATACTAACTACTGAATGTGGTATATGTTATCAAAGACTATTCGTGCTTGTGAATAGTATCAAAAATCTGAGAAATTTGTGTTATCTTCAGAAAAAATACGCACGCTCAGAACAGTTACAAACTAGTTCCTGCCCTTTCTTGAACAAACCTAGTAGGTTGATAAACCGAAATAGTAGATTACAGACATCATCCT TAAAAATGTCACAGGAATGTaaaattgataaagaagaaataagaaaaaaattaactccTTTGCAATATCATGTAACTCAGGAAAAAGGAACTGAGAGACCATTTAGTG GATGTTACAATAAAACTTATGATGCTGGTACCTATGTATGCATTGTTTGTGAGCAGCCTTTATTTAGTTCTGATACTAAATATGATAGTGGCTGTGGATGGCCTGCTTTCAATGATGTTTTAGATCAAGGCAAAGTTAAACTTTCCCCTGATACTAGTGGAG GGCGAATTCGTACTGAAGTAACGTGCGCCAAGTGTGGATCTCATTTAGGACATGTTTTTGGAGATGGCCCACCACCGACTAAGAAGAGATTCTGTATCAACTCGGCATCTTTAAATTTCATACCACGTGAAAAGGACACCAGTAGCTGA
- the LOC130441870 gene encoding methionine-R-sulfoxide reductase B1 isoform X1, translating into MVRGVFMFCLNVSANYYKMLSYILTTECGICYQRLFVLVNSIKNLRNLCYLQKKYARSEQLQTSSCPFLNKPSRLINRNSRLQTSSLKMSQECKIDKEEIRKKLTPLQYHVTQEKGTERPFSGCYNKTYDAGTYVCIVCEQPLFSSDTKYDSGCGWPAFNDVLDQGKVKLSPDTSGVGSNLLLLISQPGRIRTEVTCAKCGSHLGHVFGDGPPPTKKRFCINSASLNFIPREKDTSS; encoded by the exons ATGGTTCGAGGTGTTTTTATGTTTTGCTTGAATGTATCTGCTAACTACTATAAAATGCTCAGTTATATACTAACTACTGAATGTGGTATATGTTATCAAAGACTATTCGTGCTTGTGAATAGTATCAAAAATCTGAGAAATTTGTGTTATCTTCAGAAAAAATACGCACGCTCAGAACAGTTACAAACTAGTTCCTGCCCTTTCTTGAACAAACCTAGTAGGTTGATAAACCGAAATAGTAGATTACAGACATCATCCT TAAAAATGTCACAGGAATGTaaaattgataaagaagaaataagaaaaaaattaactccTTTGCAATATCATGTAACTCAGGAAAAAGGAACTGAGAGACCATTTAGTG GATGTTACAATAAAACTTATGATGCTGGTACCTATGTATGCATTGTTTGTGAGCAGCCTTTATTTAGTTCTGATACTAAATATGATAGTGGCTGTGGATGGCCTGCTTTCAATGATGTTTTAGATCAAGGCAAAGTTAAACTTTCCCCTGATACTAGTGGAG TTGGTTCAAACCTTTTACTCCTCATATCCCAACCAGGGCGAATTCGTACTGAAGTAACGTGCGCCAAGTGTGGATCTCATTTAGGACATGTTTTTGGAGATGGCCCACCACCGACTAAGAAGAGATTCTGTATCAACTCGGCATCTTTAAATTTCATACCACGTGAAAAGGACACCAGTAGCTGA
- the LOC130441870 gene encoding methionine-R-sulfoxide reductase B3, mitochondrial isoform X3, translating to MVRGVFMFCLNVSANYYKMLSYILTTECGICYQRLFVLVNSIKNLRNLCYLQKKYARSEQLQTSSCPFLNKPSRLINRNSRLQTSSLKMSQECKIDKEEIRKKLTPLQYHVTQEKGTERPFSGCYNKTYDAGTYVCIVCEQPLFSSDTKYDSGCGWPAFNDVLDQGKVKLSPDTSGDNFLNFSL from the exons ATGGTTCGAGGTGTTTTTATGTTTTGCTTGAATGTATCTGCTAACTACTATAAAATGCTCAGTTATATACTAACTACTGAATGTGGTATATGTTATCAAAGACTATTCGTGCTTGTGAATAGTATCAAAAATCTGAGAAATTTGTGTTATCTTCAGAAAAAATACGCACGCTCAGAACAGTTACAAACTAGTTCCTGCCCTTTCTTGAACAAACCTAGTAGGTTGATAAACCGAAATAGTAGATTACAGACATCATCCT TAAAAATGTCACAGGAATGTaaaattgataaagaagaaataagaaaaaaattaactccTTTGCAATATCATGTAACTCAGGAAAAAGGAACTGAGAGACCATTTAGTG GATGTTACAATAAAACTTATGATGCTGGTACCTATGTATGCATTGTTTGTGAGCAGCCTTTATTTAGTTCTGATACTAAATATGATAGTGGCTGTGGATGGCCTGCTTTCAATGATGTTTTAGATCAAGGCAAAGTTAAACTTTCCCCTGATACTAGTGGAG ataattttttaaatttttctctataa
- the LOC130441866 gene encoding DNA replication ATP-dependent helicase/nuclease DNA2, with amino-acid sequence MKRSLTKNASKSHSIIISKNLNDRNSKLSNNSEKIHHIISVNGIEDDDISSTVVNTKRKNVDEGKDYKRKKIETAANTLLFTKYSPDEENSKAHSNIKFTSAAQIDISSSSNQCDKENQPHISNMDSANLESILNIDFDNWEDETMHESNLDLTQPHRCKIINITRTATKIELTLKSVLSNEKVFCILGGSWVYTCLEIGSAVCIVCKNIQGNWVINNEHGLLIFEPDYLLPTTTLVSSLWCKRRSALNIRFKSSGSSNEHMLVGSLVHSIFQCALENNILDTEVIEKMMDKYVSKDNVIKSLFECNISLSWVKNEVKSYIPKIQEFIKSYVNNSGVNSELLQKKDNWKGSIDDIEDVEENIWCPEFGIKGKIDVTIRTNKRLMPLEIKTGKASISIEHRGQVILYLMMMKKIGYDVSSGLLLYLKEGVLKEISSSEREERDLIHLRNELVYYLMQKPDIIDEKNILLKLPEPINHTSCKTCPLKTICVVYAHFNNEDISSNAVLRQIQQETLEYLSETHIHYFIKWATLNIIESMSNSSTRDMKEIYLTAPEEREKNGKCISNLKLVQTTNNSDDAITEHVFKKSNNDLPVNLITIGMFEGQYIIVSSSKRHAIATGFIRNITNNSVTISLERNISDRYQNEIFCIDNWTSDLGQGYNLNNLALLLESTPKSENLRKIIIDKISPTFKSKLPKEIGIKGKYILRRLNHIQQRAVLKAIAANEYFLIKGMPGTGKTTTIVALIQLFYELKKTVLITSHTNSAVDNVCLKLLKFGVKFMRLGSDAKIHQDLHEYLERNLTKHCTSPEEYEKVFENVQIIATTCMSSGHPVLMKRTLDVCIVDESTQVSQSSIIRPLYACKTFILIGDPDQLPAVIRNQKARNLGMSESLFERLYSETASAALNINYRMNSRITYFANRLTYKDELKIGSEEVARSTIKLPNKKKLQDIYHINGWVMKSLDDSLDNAVQFVDIGQVWNLSKDVDWKVHKKYGKDNSSNVNIHEAAVIYILVKALLEGGVNSNDIGVIASYRHQVEQIASIIKNVDINTVDQFQGKDKSVIIYSSGVSRDTSVCKTPESEDILEDKRRLNVAITRAKHKLIIVGDMNTIKTYSSFKEIVRLCENVSIKIYEYKNFSWDNVLQEVQLIV; translated from the exons atgAAACGATCTTTAACTAAAAATGCATCTAAATCGCATAGTATCATTATATCAAAAAACTTAAATGATAGGAATTCGAAATTATCAAATAACAGTGAAAAAATACATCATATAATTTCTGTGAATGGTATTGAAGACGATGATATATCTAGTACAGTTGTTAAcacgaaaagaaaaaatgtagaTGAAGGGAAGGATTATAAACGAAAAAAGATTGAAACTGCAGCTAATACACTGCTCTTTACAAAGTACTCTCCTGATGAAGAAAATTCtaaagctcactcaaatataaaatttacttcagCTGCTCAAATAGATATAag CTCAAGTTCAAATCAATGTGATAAAGAAAACCAAccacatatttcaaatatggaCAGCGCAAATTTAGAGTCTATATTAAATATAGATTTTGATAATTGGGAAGATGAAACAATGCATGAATCAAATTTAGACTTAACCCAGCCTCATCgatgtaaaataattaatattactcgaactgcaacaaaaattgAACTTACTTTAAAATCAGTGCTGTCAAACGAGAAAGTGTTTTGTATATTAGGAGGTTCTTGGGTGTATACTTGTTTGGAAATAGGAAGTGCAGTTTGTATTGTATGCAAAAACATCCAAGGTAATTGGGTCATAAACAATGAACatggtttattgatttttgagcCAGACTACTTACTACCTACTACTACATTAGTTAGTTCCTTGTGGTGCAAGAGAAGAAGTGCTTTAAATATACGATTTAAAAGTTCGGGTAGTTCAAATGAACATATGCTTGTTGGTAGCTTGGTTCATAGTATCTTTCAATGTGccttggaaaataatattttagatactgaagttattgaaaaaatgatggACAAATATGTGTCTAAAGATAATGTgattaaaagtttatttgaatGTAATATTTCACTTTCTTGGGTAAAGAATGAAGTTAAGAGTTATATCCCAAAAATTCAAGAATTCATAAAAAGCTATGTTAATAATTCAGGTGTAAATTCAGAACTGTTACAAAAAAAGGATAACTGGAAAGGCAGTATAGATGATATTgaagatgttgaagaaaatatttggtGTCCAGAGTTTGGTATAAAAGGTAAAATTGACGTTACTATCAGGACTAATAAACGACTTATGCCCTTGGAAATAAAAACTGGTAAAGCATCAATATCCATAGAGCATAGAGGTCAAGTCATTTTGTActtaatgatgatgaaaaaaattggttatgATGTATCATCAGGCTTACTACTTTATCTTAAAGAGGGggttttaaaagaaatttccTCTTCAGAAAGAGAAGAAAGAGATTTAATCCATTTAAGAAACGAATTGGTATATTACCTTATGCAGAAACCTGATATaatcgatgaaaaaaatattctactcAAATTACCTGAACCAATTAATCATACCAGTTGTAAAACATGCCCTCTCAAAACTATTTGTGTAGTTTATGCTCAtttcaataatgaagatataTCTTCTAATGCGGTTTTAAGACAAATTCAACAAGAAACATTGGAATATTTAAGTGAAACTCATATACATTATTTCATCAAATGGGCAACTTTGAACATAATTGAATCGATGTCTAATTCATCTACAAGAGACATGAAAGAAATATACTTAACAGCTCCAGAAGAAAGAGAGAAAAATGGCAAGTGTATAAGTAATCTCAAACTTGTTCAAACAACAAATAACTCCGATGATGCCATCACTGAACatgtattcaaaaaaagtaACAATGATTTACCAGTAAACTTAATCACTATTGGAATGTTTGAAGGTCAATATATAATAGTTAGCTCGAGTAAGAGACATGCCATTGCGACTGgctttattagaaatataactAATAATTCAGTAACAATCTCACTGGAGCGAAATATTAGTGATCGATATCAAAACGAAATCTTTTGCATAGACAATTGGACATCGGATTTAGGCCAaggatataatttaaataacttgGCTTTATTACTAGAATCTACTCCTAAATcagaaaatttaagaaaaattataatagataaaatttccCCTACATTTAAATCTAAGTTACCCAAAGAAATCGGCATAAAGGGCAAATACATTTTAAGGAGATTAAACCACATTCAACAAAGAGCTGTACTGAAAGCAATAGCAgctaatgaatattttcttattaaaggTATGCCTGGAACAGGAAAAACTACAACGATTGTCGCCTTAATCCAATTATTCTATGAATTGAAGAAAACAGTACTAATTACAAGTCACACAAACTCGGCAGTTGATAATGTGTGCTTGAAACTATTGAAATTTGGAGTTAAATTTATGAGATTAGGCTCTGATGCAAAAATTCACCAAGATTTACATGAGTATTTGGAACGTAATCTCACAAAGCATTGTACTTCACCTGAAGAATATGAGAAAGTATTTGAGAATGTTCAGATTATAGCTACGACATGTATGAGTTCTGGTCATCCAGTTTTAATGAAACGTACTTTGGACGTATGCATAGTCGACGAAAGTACACAAGTCTCACAAAGCTCTATTATAAGACCACTTTATGcttgtaaaacttttatattaattgGTGATCCTGATCAATTACCTGCCGTCATAAGAAATCAAAAAGCTAGAAATTTAGGTATGTCCGAAAGTCTGTTCGAACGATTATATAGTGAGACTGCTAGTGCAgctttaaatataaattatagaaTGAACAGTAGGATCACTTATTTTGCGAATCGCTTAACTTACAAGGACGAGTTGAAAATAGGTAGCGAAGAAGTTGCAAGATCTACCATAAAGttaccaaacaaaaaaaaattacaagatatttatcatattaatgGTTGGGTAATGAAATCTTTGGATGATTCTTTGGACAATGCTGTTCAATTCGTCGATATTGGCCAAGTATGGAATTTATCAAAAGACGTGGACTGGAaggtacataaaaaatatggaaaggATAATTCTTCAAATGTTAACATTCACGAGGCTGCcgttatatatattttggttAAAGCTTTATTAGAAGGTGGTGTTAATTCTAATGATATAGGAGTAATTGCCAGTTATAGACATCAGGTAGAACAAATCGCTagcattataaaaaatgtagatataAATACGGTTGATCAGTTTCAAGGTAAAGATAAAAGCGTCATCATTTATTCCAGCGGCGTTTCCAGAGATACATCGGTTTGTAAGACTCCCGAATCTGAAGACATTTTAGAAGATAAAAGAAGATTAAATGTAGCTATTACTAGGGCTAAACATAAACTTATTATAGTTGGTGATATGAATACTATCAAGACTTATTCTTCATTTAAAGAAATTGTTCGGTTATGTGAAAATGtctcaattaaaatttatgaatataagaatttttcatgGGATAATGTATTGCAGGAAGTCCAGTTGATAgtctaa